Proteins encoded together in one Polaribacter reichenbachii window:
- a CDS encoding exonuclease domain-containing protein codes for MYAILDIETTGGKFNEEGITEIAIYRFDGHEVVDQFISLVNPEREIQQFVVKLTGINSKMLKNAPKFFEVAKRIVEITKDCILVAHNSAFDYRILKTEFQRLSFDYQRNTLCTVELSQELIKDQPSYSLGKLTRSLGIPIADRHRANGDALATIQLFKLLLEKDTKKEIIQNSIKYFDKRVEKEKLKTLIEEIPRVLGIYFIHDANGKVIFIGRGKNIKSEINKLFLKTTRRAIKIQERATSVSYNKTGNELFTRLKYYLALEAISPKFNFRKKFKLIEENFNNENFLIIDKGRELEENAVILIENNTICCYGYTNLAYQENNIDILKSVLTTIDNKEISKTIVKNYLDKNKVQKIIRL; via the coding sequence TTGTACGCTATATTAGATATTGAAACAACTGGTGGTAAATTTAATGAAGAAGGCATTACAGAAATTGCTATTTATAGATTTGATGGCCATGAAGTTGTAGACCAATTTATATCCTTAGTTAATCCTGAAAGAGAAATACAACAATTTGTAGTAAAGCTAACAGGCATCAACAGTAAAATGTTGAAAAACGCTCCTAAATTTTTTGAAGTAGCAAAGAGAATTGTAGAAATTACTAAAGATTGTATTTTGGTGGCTCACAATTCCGCTTTCGATTATCGTATTTTAAAAACTGAATTCCAACGTTTAAGTTTCGATTATCAAAGAAACACTTTATGTACAGTAGAATTAAGCCAAGAATTAATTAAAGATCAACCTTCTTATAGCTTAGGTAAATTAACTAGATCTTTAGGAATACCAATAGCAGACAGACATCGGGCAAATGGAGATGCTTTAGCTACAATTCAGTTATTTAAGTTATTATTAGAAAAAGATACCAAGAAAGAAATCATTCAAAACTCTATTAAATATTTTGATAAAAGAGTTGAAAAAGAAAAATTAAAAACTTTAATTGAAGAAATTCCGAGAGTTTTAGGTATTTACTTCATTCACGATGCCAATGGTAAAGTAATTTTTATTGGGAGAGGGAAAAATATAAAGTCAGAAATAAATAAACTATTTCTAAAAACTACAAGACGTGCTATAAAAATTCAAGAAAGAGCCACTTCTGTTTCTTATAATAAAACCGGTAACGAATTATTTACACGTTTAAAATACTACTTAGCATTAGAAGCTATATCTCCAAAATTCAACTTTAGAAAGAAGTTTAAACTTATTGAAGAAAATTTTAATAATGAGAACTTTTTAATTATTGATAAAGGTAGAGAACTTGAAGAAAATGCTGTTATTCTTATAGAAAACAATACCATTTGTTGTTATGGCTATACCAATTTAGCTTATCAAGAAAATAATATCGATATTCTAAAATCTGTACTTACAACTATCGATAATAAAGAAATTTCTAAAACCATAGTTAAAAACTACTTAGACAAGAATAAAGTTCAGAAAATTATCAGGCTATAA
- a CDS encoding YggS family pyridoxal phosphate-dependent enzyme yields the protein MIKENLEKIKATLPENVTLVAVSKTKPIEDLQEAYKTGQRIFGENKIQEMVDKYDALPKDIKWHMIGHLQSNKVKYMAHFVDLIHGVDKLKTLNVINKEAKKHDRIIDCLLQAKIAKEETKFGLSFNEIEAILSAKETAALENINIVGLMGMATFTDNKNQLEEEFLSLKNFFNQLRTKHSKLNILSMGMSGDYKLAIENGSTMIRVGSSIFGHRNYNQ from the coding sequence ATGATAAAGGAAAATTTAGAAAAAATAAAAGCTACTTTGCCAGAAAATGTAACTCTAGTTGCAGTTTCTAAAACAAAGCCTATAGAAGATTTACAGGAGGCTTATAAAACTGGTCAGCGTATTTTTGGAGAAAATAAAATTCAAGAAATGGTTGATAAATATGATGCTTTACCAAAAGACATTAAATGGCATATGATTGGTCATTTACAAAGTAATAAGGTAAAATATATGGCTCATTTTGTTGATTTAATTCACGGAGTTGATAAATTAAAGACTTTAAATGTAATTAACAAAGAAGCTAAAAAACACGATCGAATTATAGATTGTTTACTACAAGCTAAAATTGCCAAAGAAGAGACTAAATTTGGTTTATCTTTTAACGAAATTGAAGCAATTTTATCAGCAAAAGAAACAGCTGCATTAGAAAACATAAACATTGTAGGTTTAATGGGTATGGCTACTTTTACTGATAATAAAAACCAATTAGAAGAAGAATTTTTATCACTTAAAAACTTCTTTAATCAACTAAGAACCAAGCACTCAAAACTTAATATTCTTTCTATGGGAATGAGTGGAGATTATAAATTAGCTATCGAAAATGGTAGCACAATGATAAGAGTTGGTAGCTCAATATTTGGTCATCGTAATTATAATCAGTAA
- a CDS encoding D-2-hydroxyacid dehydrogenase: MKILANDGISKSGIDALEKGGFEVLTTKVAQSQLENYINEHNIDAILVRSATQVRQELIDACPSLKLIGRGGVGMDNIDVDYAIDNGLHVINTPAASSSSVAELVFSHLFGMVRFLHSSNREMPLEGDTRFKELKKAYAQGTELRGKTLGIIGFGRIGQEVAKIGIGLGMNVIATDELVEDAAITLDFFNGQKISFQINTIDKDELLKESDFITLHVPAQEDYIISEAEFEKMKDGVGIVNAARGGILNEVDLVKAIESGKVQFAGLDVFETEPTPAVQLLMNTEISLTPHIGAATKEAQDRIGLELAKQIVELLR; encoded by the coding sequence ATGAAAATATTAGCAAATGATGGAATTTCTAAAAGCGGAATAGATGCTTTAGAAAAAGGAGGTTTTGAAGTATTAACAACAAAAGTAGCTCAAAGTCAGTTAGAAAATTATATAAACGAACACAATATAGATGCAATTTTAGTAAGAAGTGCAACACAAGTTAGGCAAGAATTAATAGATGCTTGTCCTTCTCTAAAATTAATTGGACGTGGTGGTGTTGGTATGGATAATATTGATGTAGATTACGCCATAGACAATGGTTTACACGTAATAAACACACCAGCTGCATCTTCAAGTTCTGTTGCAGAATTGGTTTTTTCTCATCTATTTGGTATGGTTCGTTTCTTACATTCATCTAACAGAGAAATGCCTTTAGAAGGAGATACACGTTTTAAAGAATTAAAAAAAGCCTATGCTCAAGGTACAGAGCTAAGAGGTAAAACTTTAGGTATTATAGGTTTTGGTAGAATTGGTCAAGAAGTTGCAAAAATTGGTATAGGTTTAGGTATGAATGTTATTGCAACTGATGAATTAGTAGAAGATGCTGCTATTACTTTAGATTTTTTTAACGGACAAAAAATTAGCTTTCAGATTAATACTATTGATAAAGATGAATTGTTAAAAGAATCCGATTTTATTACATTACACGTTCCTGCTCAAGAAGATTATATTATTTCTGAAGCTGAGTTCGAAAAAATGAAAGACGGAGTTGGTATAGTAAATGCAGCAAGAGGTGGTATTTTAAACGAAGTAGATTTAGTAAAAGCTATAGAAAGTGGTAAAGTACAATTTGCTGGTTTAGATGTTTTTGAAACAGAACCTACACCTGCAGTACAATTATTAATGAATACAGAAATTTCTTTAACACCACATATTGGTGCAGCAACCAAAGAAGCTCAAGACAGAATTGGTTTAGAATTGGCTAAACAAATTGTGGAATTATTAAGATAA
- the serC gene encoding 3-phosphoserine/phosphohydroxythreonine transaminase codes for MKKHNFSAGPCILPQEVLQKASEAILNFNDDNLSLIEISHRSKPFVAVMEKARSLALKLLGLENKGYKALFLQGGASTEFLMVAYNLLNKKAAYLNTGTWSEKSLKEAKLFGEVVEVASSKDKKFSYIPKGFNIPEDADYFHCTSNNTVAGTQIHEFPETNVPLVCDMSSDIFSRQLDFEKFDLIYAGAQKNMGPAGTTLVIIKEDILGKVEREIPSMLNYQVHIDKDSMFNTPPVFAVYVSMLTLEWLKDLGGIPFIEEVNNKKAALLYTEIDRNPLFKGIVAKEDRSTMNATFTLVDEKHKETFDKLCAEAGINGINGHRSVGGYRASMYNALPLYSVQALVDVMQELERKK; via the coding sequence ATGAAAAAACATAATTTTAGTGCGGGGCCTTGTATTTTACCACAAGAAGTATTACAAAAAGCATCTGAAGCTATACTAAATTTTAATGATGATAATTTATCGTTAATAGAAATATCTCATAGAAGTAAACCTTTTGTAGCTGTAATGGAAAAAGCGCGTTCTTTGGCTTTAAAATTATTAGGTTTAGAGAATAAAGGTTATAAAGCATTGTTTTTGCAAGGTGGTGCTAGCACTGAGTTTTTAATGGTTGCTTATAACTTATTAAATAAAAAAGCAGCGTATTTAAACACAGGTACTTGGTCTGAAAAGTCTTTAAAAGAAGCAAAATTATTTGGTGAGGTCGTTGAAGTAGCATCATCTAAAGATAAAAAATTCTCATATATACCTAAAGGATTTAATATTCCAGAAGATGCAGATTATTTTCACTGTACAAGTAATAATACAGTTGCTGGTACTCAAATACACGAGTTTCCAGAAACAAATGTTCCTTTGGTTTGTGATATGAGTTCAGATATTTTTTCTCGTCAATTAGATTTTGAAAAGTTCGATTTAATTTATGCTGGTGCTCAAAAAAATATGGGTCCTGCAGGTACAACATTAGTAATCATTAAAGAGGATATTTTAGGTAAAGTAGAAAGAGAAATCCCTTCTATGTTAAACTACCAAGTTCATATAGATAAAGACTCTATGTTTAATACACCTCCAGTATTTGCTGTGTATGTTTCTATGTTAACTTTAGAATGGTTAAAAGATTTAGGTGGTATTCCTTTTATAGAAGAAGTAAACAACAAAAAAGCTGCTTTATTATATACTGAAATAGATAGAAATCCTTTATTTAAAGGAATTGTAGCTAAAGAAGATCGTAGTACAATGAACGCTACTTTTACTTTAGTTGATGAAAAACATAAAGAAACTTTCGATAAACTTTGTGCAGAAGCTGGTATTAACGGAATAAATGGACACAGAAGTGTTGGTGGTTACAGAGCAAGTATGTACAATGCTTTACCTCTTTATAGTGTGCAAGCTTTGGTTGATGTAATGCAAGAGTTAGAAAGAAAAAAGTAA
- a CDS encoding acyl-CoA reductase, protein MNSIQNRITAFAKLGHFLSQFSVDKIEKQDNIENNEIFFDGFLHQIKLAQEKNSWFTKDNILFSLHSWSKSLTKNNLIDFAQSVNLEQIQSKKVAIIMAGNIPLVGFHDFLSVLISGHSVLVKQSSNDKHLLPFLAKYLEYADESFKGKITFTEEKLTDFDAVIATGSNNTARYFEFYFKNKPNIIRKSRNSVAVITGKETIEDFENLSNDVFQYFGLGCRSVSKLFVPKDYSFETFFNGMFQKKEIINNAKYANNYDYNKAVYLMSEFDLLENGFLMIKEDESYASPIATIFYEYYDNEIDLKIKLHQDREKIQCIVAKNFIENEVVFGQTQHPQLTDYADGVNTLEFLATI, encoded by the coding sequence ATGAATAGTATTCAAAATAGAATTACTGCATTTGCAAAATTAGGCCACTTTTTAAGTCAATTTTCTGTTGATAAAATAGAAAAACAAGATAATATTGAAAATAATGAAATCTTTTTTGATGGTTTTTTACATCAAATTAAATTAGCACAAGAAAAAAACTCTTGGTTTACTAAAGATAACATTCTATTTAGCTTACATAGTTGGTCTAAAAGCTTAACAAAAAACAATTTAATTGATTTTGCACAAAGTGTAAATTTAGAACAAATTCAATCTAAAAAAGTGGCCATAATAATGGCTGGTAACATTCCATTAGTTGGTTTTCACGATTTTTTATCCGTATTAATTTCTGGGCATTCTGTGTTAGTGAAACAATCTTCTAACGATAAACATTTATTACCTTTTTTAGCAAAGTATCTAGAATATGCAGATGAAAGTTTTAAAGGTAAAATTACATTTACAGAAGAAAAGTTAACCGATTTTGATGCTGTAATTGCAACAGGTAGTAACAATACTGCTCGTTATTTTGAGTTTTATTTTAAAAATAAGCCTAATATCATCAGAAAAAGTAGAAATTCTGTGGCTGTAATTACTGGGAAAGAAACTATTGAAGATTTTGAAAATTTATCTAACGATGTTTTTCAATATTTTGGTTTAGGGTGTAGAAGTGTTTCTAAATTATTTGTACCTAAAGATTATAGTTTTGAAACTTTCTTTAACGGAATGTTTCAAAAAAAAGAAATTATCAATAATGCAAAATATGCCAATAATTACGACTATAACAAAGCCGTATATTTAATGAGCGAATTTGATTTATTAGAAAATGGTTTTTTAATGATAAAGGAAGATGAGAGCTACGCATCACCTATTGCTACCATTTTTTATGAGTATTATGATAATGAAATCGATCTTAAAATAAAACTACATCAAGATAGAGAAAAAATTCAGTGTATTGTTGCCAAAAACTTTATAGAAAATGAAGTTGTTTTTGGGCAAACCCAACATCCGCAGTTAACAGATTATGCAGATGGTGTAAATACGTTAGAATTTTTAGCTACCATTTAA
- a CDS encoding 4Fe-4S dicluster domain-containing protein: MAIIITDECINCGACEPECPNTAIYEGADDWKYSDGTDLSGDIVLPGGKAANADEDQEPVSDEIYYIVPDKCTECKGFHDEPQCAAVCPVDCCVPDEDVVETEEFLLEKQAFMHNE; encoded by the coding sequence ATGGCAATTATAATAACAGATGAATGTATAAATTGTGGGGCTTGCGAACCAGAATGTCCTAATACAGCAATTTACGAAGGTGCAGACGATTGGAAATATTCTGATGGTACAGATTTAAGTGGTGATATTGTTTTGCCAGGAGGAAAAGCAGCTAATGCAGACGAAGATCAAGAACCAGTTTCAGATGAAATTTACTACATTGTTCCAGATAAATGTACAGAATGTAAAGGTTTTCACGATGAGCCACAATGTGCTGCAGTATGTCCTGTAGATTGTTGTGTGCCAGATGAAGATGTTGTAGAAACTGAAGAGTTTTTATTAGAAAAACAAGCATTTATGCACAATGAATAA
- a CDS encoding carboxypeptidase-like regulatory domain-containing protein, protein MIKKLLFITLLISVTFNFNAQVIKGKISNQISSKPIFGAAILTNLNTGTQTNKLGEYEIDIKNIKTITFSCLGYISKTISVSDLKKKKFKVFLIENINQLDEIQLNLSTINLDSLLIKTENSMQKNSISGPIKSQFYTREFSEINFKNLELELEKSTLLNKKSRKLAEKELTDYATKLKESYPKVITEYVGVLKSQKKYSEKWKRDFNYTKIDTVQGITLLNNNKNITIETAQKDLQNIVLKHLDTNKTYKISSGLFKIEDSLSLKEIIKETDSLATDNSYIVNNASYYYNDAIRNSVFFKIDNKNNFLSKKYYKHILGKNEFLGDKLYYTVNFEPRKSKSKFSGKIVIDPKDYTIAKVSYSYAEGKKGQSLNLKWLLGIKASEDLNKVDIYYEKNKNNKVYTAYYKETLGNYAYVHRPIKFKENSKQKEKVKFDLKIEVNVLTTKEVLISSSYVIEEFTVKPKKKNEPLKRATYISLDDYEKSDWKNRQLVNLYLKKWK, encoded by the coding sequence ATGATTAAAAAATTACTCTTCATTACTTTATTAATTTCTGTTACATTTAATTTTAATGCTCAAGTTATTAAAGGAAAAATCAGCAATCAAATTTCTTCTAAACCTATATTTGGAGCTGCTATATTAACCAATTTAAATACAGGTACTCAAACAAATAAGCTAGGAGAATATGAAATAGATATAAAAAATATAAAAACAATTACATTTTCTTGTTTAGGTTATATTTCAAAAACAATTTCTGTATCCGATTTAAAAAAGAAAAAATTTAAAGTTTTTTTAATTGAAAACATAAATCAATTAGATGAAATTCAACTGAATTTATCCACAATAAATTTAGATTCTCTTTTGATAAAAACAGAAAATAGTATGCAAAAAAACAGCATTTCTGGCCCAATAAAAAGTCAGTTTTATACAAGAGAATTTTCTGAAATCAATTTTAAAAATTTAGAATTAGAATTAGAAAAAAGCACATTATTAAATAAAAAATCACGAAAATTAGCAGAAAAAGAATTGACTGATTATGCTACAAAATTAAAAGAAAGTTACCCAAAGGTAATTACTGAATATGTTGGCGTATTAAAATCTCAAAAAAAATATTCTGAAAAATGGAAAAGAGACTTTAATTACACCAAAATAGATACTGTTCAAGGAATTACACTTCTAAATAATAACAAAAACATTACTATAGAAACTGCTCAAAAAGACTTACAAAACATTGTTTTAAAACACTTAGATACCAATAAAACGTATAAAATTAGTTCTGGTTTGTTTAAAATTGAAGATTCACTTTCTTTAAAAGAAATTATAAAAGAGACAGATTCTTTAGCAACCGACAATAGTTATATAGTAAACAACGCTTCTTACTATTATAATGATGCCATTAGGAATTCTGTTTTTTTTAAAATTGATAATAAAAATAATTTTTTAAGCAAAAAATATTACAAACACATTTTAGGTAAAAATGAGTTTTTAGGAGATAAATTATATTACACTGTTAATTTTGAGCCTAGAAAATCGAAATCAAAATTTAGTGGAAAAATTGTTATCGATCCAAAAGATTATACCATTGCAAAAGTTTCTTACTCTTATGCTGAAGGAAAAAAAGGGCAAAGCTTAAATTTAAAATGGCTATTAGGCATTAAAGCTTCTGAAGATTTAAATAAGGTGGATATATATTATGAAAAAAATAAAAATAATAAGGTTTATACAGCTTACTATAAAGAAACTTTGGGTAATTATGCCTATGTACATAGACCTATAAAATTTAAAGAAAACTCTAAACAAAAAGAAAAAGTAAAATTTGATTTAAAAATAGAGGTTAATGTTTTAACAACAAAAGAAGTTTTAATATCTAGTAGTTATGTTATAGAAGAATTTACAGTTAAACCCAAAAAGAAAAATGAACCTCTAAAAAGAGCAACTTATATTTCTCTAGATGATTATGAAAAATCAGATTGGAAAAATAGACAATTAGTAAATCTTTATCTTAAAAAATGGAAATAA
- the ychF gene encoding redox-regulated ATPase YchF translates to MKAGIVGLPNVGKSTLFNCLSNAKAQSANFPFCTIEPNLGIVNVPDTRLEKLEELVNPERVLPATVEIVDIAGLVKGASKGEGLGNQFLANIRETDAILHVLRCFDNDNIIHVDNSIDPVRDKETIDIELQLKDLETVQKRLERVKRTAKTGNKEAQAELVVLLKVEETLLQGVSVRALEFSEKEIEFVQSLQFITAKPVLYVCNVDENSAVSGNDYVEKVKEAVKDENAEVIVLAVGTEADITELEDYEERQMFLEDIGLEEAGVSRLVRSAYKLLNLQTYFTAGVKEVRAWTIPIGSTAPQAAGVIHTDFEKGFIRAETIAYEDFVTFGSEAKVKEAGKMRVEGKDYIVKDGDVMHFRFNV, encoded by the coding sequence ATGAAAGCTGGAATTGTAGGATTACCAAACGTAGGAAAATCGACTTTATTTAATTGTTTATCTAATGCTAAAGCACAAAGTGCAAATTTTCCTTTTTGTACCATAGAGCCAAACTTAGGTATTGTAAATGTGCCAGATACTCGTTTAGAAAAATTAGAAGAATTGGTAAATCCAGAGAGGGTTTTACCTGCTACAGTAGAAATTGTAGATATTGCTGGTTTAGTTAAAGGAGCTAGTAAAGGTGAAGGTTTAGGAAATCAGTTTTTAGCTAATATTCGTGAAACAGATGCTATTTTACACGTTTTACGTTGTTTTGATAATGATAATATTATTCACGTAGATAACTCAATAGACCCTGTTAGAGATAAAGAAACGATTGATATTGAACTACAATTAAAAGATTTAGAAACTGTTCAGAAGCGTTTAGAGCGTGTAAAAAGAACTGCTAAAACAGGTAATAAAGAAGCGCAAGCTGAATTGGTAGTTTTATTAAAAGTTGAAGAAACTTTATTACAAGGAGTTTCTGTGAGAGCTTTAGAATTTTCTGAAAAAGAAATCGAGTTTGTACAATCTTTACAATTTATCACGGCAAAACCAGTGCTTTATGTTTGTAATGTTGATGAAAACTCAGCTGTTTCTGGTAATGATTACGTAGAAAAAGTAAAAGAAGCTGTAAAAGACGAAAATGCTGAGGTTATAGTTTTGGCTGTTGGTACAGAAGCAGATATTACTGAACTAGAAGATTATGAAGAACGCCAAATGTTTTTAGAAGATATTGGCTTAGAAGAAGCTGGTGTTTCTAGATTGGTACGTTCTGCCTATAAATTATTAAACTTACAAACTTATTTTACTGCTGGTGTTAAAGAAGTAAGAGCTTGGACAATTCCTATTGGTTCTACTGCACCGCAAGCTGCAGGTGTTATACATACTGACTTTGAAAAAGGTTTTATTAGAGCAGAAACTATTGCTTATGAGGATTTTGTAACCTTTGGTTCTGAAGCAAAAGTAAAAGAAGCTGGTAAAATGAGAGTAGAAGGTAAAGATTATATTGTTAAAGATGGTGATGTTATGCACTTTAGATTTAACGTATAG
- a CDS encoding metal-dependent hydrolase, which yields MDSLTQIVLGAAVGEAVLGRKIGNKAMLYGAIAGTIPDLDVLSSFFTDKVTALEIHRGFTHSILFSIIFAPFFSFIVNKYEKYKSFKNWSWFFFWTFITHPILDAQTTWGTQLFWPFDIRLAFKNVFVVDPLYTLPFLVFLILAMCKKRASKKRRFYNNLGLIISSSYLIITLILKGISYQKFTKELSLQNIIYSDIKTKPTPFNTILWTANINTKNAFLIGNSSFFDKNPIHFTSYPKNHHLLGNLMHHKKVKRMISISKGWYTINKKDGVLYFNDLRFGTLSIKPNATNFVFKYKITVDENGTPFFIEEPKKKSDAKKLVSELWQRIKGN from the coding sequence TTGGATTCGTTAACGCAAATAGTATTGGGTGCTGCAGTTGGAGAAGCCGTTTTAGGAAGGAAAATTGGTAATAAAGCCATGTTATATGGTGCTATTGCTGGTACAATTCCTGATTTAGATGTACTTTCATCTTTTTTTACTGATAAAGTTACTGCCTTAGAAATTCACAGAGGGTTTACTCACTCTATCCTATTTTCTATAATCTTTGCCCCTTTTTTTTCATTTATAGTTAACAAATACGAAAAATACAAATCCTTTAAAAATTGGTCTTGGTTTTTCTTTTGGACTTTTATTACTCATCCCATTTTAGATGCACAAACCACTTGGGGCACACAACTTTTTTGGCCTTTTGATATTCGATTGGCATTTAAAAATGTTTTTGTTGTAGATCCTTTATATACCCTTCCGTTTTTAGTTTTTTTGATTTTAGCTATGTGTAAAAAGAGAGCATCTAAAAAAAGAAGATTTTATAATAATTTAGGATTAATTATTAGCAGTTCTTATTTGATAATTACATTGATTTTAAAAGGAATTTCTTATCAAAAATTTACAAAAGAACTTTCACTGCAAAACATAATCTATTCTGATATTAAAACAAAACCAACTCCATTTAACACAATTTTATGGACAGCAAATATTAATACCAAAAATGCATTTTTAATTGGTAATTCTTCATTTTTTGATAAAAATCCAATTCATTTTACTAGCTATCCTAAAAATCATCACTTGTTAGGAAATTTAATGCATCATAAAAAAGTAAAACGAATGATTTCTATTTCTAAAGGGTGGTATACAATCAACAAAAAAGATGGCGTTTTATATTTTAACGATTTAAGATTTGGCACATTAAGTATAAAACCAAATGCAACCAATTTTGTTTTTAAATATAAGATTACTGTTGATGAAAACGGAACTCCTTTTTTTATAGAAGAACCAAAAAAGAAAAGTGATGCTAAAAAATTAGTATCAGAATTATGGCAAAGAATTAAAGGGAATTAA
- a CDS encoding SDR family oxidoreductase: MNCLLTGGTGIVGSHIIFEWLHKAIVEKKVNHIFVVIRDTNKTAKQRLINILQDKSRPDFLNQFSLEDCLAKITVISGDLSTLKKETLQQYNFTTVIHCAGSTNLLNTNDSKDTVHTQNYLVTKHLLEVIPNFVTRFLYISTAYSFGIQDDKVNDTIADYKVNNFRNPYEKSKYESERFVRETCNLKNIDAQILRPSIICGRLIDKPFFETPKYDVFYSWAIFLDKYAKKAKDNFRIWVDKKSGLNIIPVDFAAKAILYAFLTPGIKEMNIVNPKQILHNNYVGDVLEAFNIQSYEYVDQKPENLNGFEQLYYKSIGSLFEKYVSIPDLQFKSEQILKLIDQLQLDVTLGVHENFMNLINFSVEKKFKKSY, encoded by the coding sequence ATGAATTGTTTATTAACTGGAGGAACAGGAATTGTTGGTAGTCATATTATTTTTGAATGGTTGCATAAAGCAATTGTAGAAAAAAAAGTAAATCATATTTTTGTTGTTATTCGAGATACAAATAAAACTGCAAAACAACGTTTAATAAACATTTTACAAGATAAATCTCGTCCTGATTTTTTAAATCAATTTTCTTTAGAAGATTGTTTAGCAAAAATTACAGTTATTTCTGGTGATTTATCAACCCTAAAAAAAGAAACTTTACAACAATATAATTTTACCACAGTTATACATTGTGCAGGCTCTACAAACTTGCTAAATACCAACGATTCTAAAGATACTGTACACACTCAAAACTATTTAGTTACTAAACATCTTTTAGAGGTTATTCCTAATTTTGTAACTCGATTTTTGTACATCAGTACAGCATATTCTTTCGGAATTCAAGATGATAAAGTAAACGATACTATTGCAGATTATAAAGTGAATAATTTTAGAAATCCTTATGAAAAATCAAAATATGAAAGCGAACGTTTTGTAAGAGAAACCTGTAATCTAAAAAATATTGATGCTCAGATTTTAAGACCAAGCATTATATGTGGTCGATTAATTGATAAACCTTTTTTTGAAACTCCTAAATATGATGTTTTTTATTCTTGGGCTATATTTTTAGATAAATATGCTAAAAAAGCAAAAGATAATTTTAGAATTTGGGTTGATAAAAAAAGTGGCTTGAATATAATTCCGGTTGATTTTGCTGCAAAAGCAATTTTATACGCATTTTTAACACCAGGTATAAAGGAAATGAATATTGTGAATCCGAAACAAATATTACACAACAATTATGTGGGTGATGTTTTAGAGGCTTTTAATATTCAATCTTATGAATATGTAGATCAAAAACCAGAAAACTTAAATGGTTTTGAGCAATTGTATTATAAAAGTATTGGTAGCTTATTCGAAAAATATGTTTCTATACCCGATTTGCAATTTAAATCTGAACAAATTTTAAAACTAATAGATCAATTGCAATTAGATGTTACTTTAGGAGTTCACGAAAACTTTATGAACTTGATTAACTTTTCCGTAGAAAAAAAGTTTAAAAAAAGTTATTAA